Part of the Vicinamibacteria bacterium genome is shown below.
GAAGATGGCCTTTTTCATGGGGATCTTCGTGGCCTCCCCCTACATCCTCTGGGAGATTTGGTCCTTCATCGCCCCCGGGCTCTACCGCCACGAAAAAGCCTACGCCCTGCCCTTCGTGGGCATGGGGTCACTCTTCTTCATCTTGGGGGCCGCCTTTGGCCACTTCTTCCTCTTCCCCCTCACCTTCCAGTTCCTAGGCCAGTTCGGGGGGACGGACATGAGGTTCCTGCCCAAGATCAACGAGTATTATTCCTTCTACTCCTGGTTCCTGCTCGGCTTGGGCCTCGTCTTCCAGATCCCCGTCATCATCTTCGTTCTCGCCCGGATCGGCCTCGTGACCCCGCGCTTCCTCCTCAAGGGCTGGAAGTGGGCGGTGCTCGGTTCCTTCATCGCGGCCGCCTTCATCACCCCCACCCCCGACATGGTGACGCAGACCGCCCTCGCCGTTCCCATGATCGGCCTTTACCTGCTGGGGGTGCTGGTGGCCTGGCTCTTCGGGCGGGCGCGGGTGAAGGAGAAAGACAGGGTCAGCGAGGGACCCGAAAGCTGACCCGGGCGCCGAGGACCGCCTTCTCGCGGCGGGCCTGTCCGGCGTTCAGTTCCACGACATAAGCTGCCCGCCGCAGGGGTTGATACACGGGGCAGGGGTCGGCGGTGCAGGGAGGTACCGCCTCCGCCTCGTGGACCACGCGGCCCCCTTCGTCGAGCCAGAGGATGTCAATCGGGAACTTGCAGTTCTTCATCCAGATGCCGTGGAAGTCCAGATCGTCGAAGACGAAGAGCATCCCCCGGTCCGGGGGGAGGGACGATCGGAACATCAGACCCATCGCGCGGTCGTCGTCCTTGATCATGACCTCGGCCTGGAGCACCTTGCCGGAGGGGAGGGTCAGGGGTATCACGGCGGGAGCGGCCGAGGCAGCGCCCACCGCGCACACGAGGGCGAGAGCGGTGGCGGCCAGACCGGAGGACGGGGCGCACGGCATCGATGCCGATCGTACCATCCCCGCCGAAGCGCAGCCAGGAGGCGCTCGGGCGGCTAGGAAGGGCTACTTGCGGACCTTCCCCGTCATGGGCACAAAGCGCACGGGAATGGCCCGCCTTTCTTCATAGGCGGCGCCGCGCCGCGTCATCACAATCAGCTCTTGGTCCTGGTCTCCCAGCGGGATCACCAGGTGCCCGCCGTCCTTCAGTTGCTCTTTGAGGGGCTCGGGCACCCGGGGGGCGGCGGCCGTTACCATGATGGCGTCGAAGGGGGCGACCTCGGGCCAGCCCAGGTAGCCGTCACCGGGCCGTACGGTGACGCTTCCGTAGCCCAATCGAGCCAGACGCTCCTTCGCCTCTTCGGCCAAGGCGCTCACGATCTCGATCGTGTAGACCCGGCTTGCGATCCGGGCCAGCACCGCCGCCTGATAGCCGGAGCCGGTACCGACCTCCAGGACCGTCTCCCCCCCCTTGAGGCCCAGGGCCTCGGTCATGAAGGCCACGATGTAGGGTTGAGAGATGGTTTGGCCCTCGCCAATGGGCAGGGGATGGTCGTCGTAGGCCTCGCTCCTGAGGGAAGGGGGGACGAAGAGGTGGCGGGGGACCTGGCGGAGAGCGGCCAGGGTGAGGGTGTCGCGCACACCCCGGGCCTCGATCTGCTCGGACACCATTCGGTCGCGGGCGCGCGCGAAGGCCCCTTCCTCGGCGGCGTCGGGCGCGGACGCGCTGGAAAAGGTGGTCAAGGCTAGGTACCACGCGAGCCAGGGCACCACACGGACGACCCCATTGCTCGGAGTCGGCGTCCTCGACGTGCCGTTCGCGCTTCCCACGGCGTCCCCCCCATGCCGGCGGGCTCTAGCCGCTCCACGCGCCTTTACGTCCGGCCCTCCTCGCCGTAGCGCCCGTCATGAGGGCGAGTCAGGTGGTGATGGTACTACGGGGGATGCCGGGTCGGAACCTGCGCCCGGGGCAGCTTCCGCCCGTTCGCCAACAGGTGCCTCGCCTCGCGCCCGCTCCCCGGCCCCGACGGGTCCGGGGTCGGCCCCGCTAGTGTCCAAAAGGCGCCGCGCGGCGCGGTTTCTAATAGGCCTGGGCGAAGTACACGTCTCGGGGTGAGGGCTTGCCGCAGCGGACGCAGGCCCCCGGCGCGCCCTCCCCCTCTAGGGGGATGACCCGAACCGTGGCCCGCGTCTCTTCCTTGATCTTTGCCTCGCAGTCCGCCGCGCCGCACCAGCCCGTCACCAGGAAGCCCCGCTTCTGGGCCATGACCGTCTTGAACTCGTCGTACGTCTTGACGCGGCTCGTGTTCTCCGCCAAGAACTTCCGGGCCTTGGCCAGGAGGTCGACCTGAATCTGCTCGAGCAGCGCACGCGTGTGGGAGGGGAGGTCGACCCGAGGCACGAAGGCCTTCTCCCGCGTGTCTCGCCGGACCAGAACGCACTGGTCCTTCTCGATGTCCTTGGGGCCGATCTCCAGGCGCAGGGGCACCCCCCGCATCTCCCAATCCGCGTACTTGAAGCCCGGCTGTTGATAGTCGCGGTCGTCCAGGTGAACCCGGATTCCGGCCCCCCGGAGCGCCGCCTGGACCTCCCGCGCCTTGGGCAGGACGGCCTCGCTCCAGTCCCCTTTGCGCGGAGGGATGGGGACGATCACGACTTGGTGGGGAGCCACCCGCGGGGGGAGGATGAGCCCCGCGTCGTCCCCGTGGGTCATGATCAGGCCCCCGACCATCCGGGTCGACGATCCCCAGGAGGTCGACCAGGGTTTCACCCGCTGCTGGTTCTGGTCCAAGTACTCGATGCCGTAGGCGGTGGCGAAGTGTTGGCCGAGATTGTGGCTGGTGCCCGCCTGCAGGGCCTTGCCGTCGGACATCAAGGCCTCGATGGCGTAGGTCCGCAGCGCCCCCGCGAATTTCTCGCTCTCCGACTTGCGGCCCCAGATCACGGGCATGGCCAGGATCTCCTCGCAGAAGCTTCGGTAGACGTGAAGCATCTTCAGGGTCTCCTCCTCGGCCTCGCCCTCCGTGGCATGTAGGGTGTGGCCCTCCTGCCAAAGGAACTCCGTGGTTCGCAGGAACGGCCGCGTCACCTTCTCCCAGCGCATCACGTTCGCCCATTGGTTGATGAGCACGGGAAGGTCCCGCCAGGAGCGCACCCACTTCGCGTAGGTGGAGCAGATCATGGACTCCGAAGTGGGGCGGATGGCGAGGGCCTCCTCCAGCTCCTCCCCCCCACCCATCGTCACCCAGGCACACTCGGGGGAGAAGCCTTTCACGTGTTCCTTCTCCTTCTCCAGGAAGCTCTTGGGGATGAGGAGGGGGAAGTAGGCGTTGACGTGACCGGTCTCCTTGATGCGCCGGTCCATGTCCGCCTGCATGTGCTCCCAGACCGCATAGCCGTAGGGTCGGATGATCATGCAGCCCCGGACCGGTCCGTAGTCGGCCATCTCCGCCTTCAGGACCACGTCCAAGTACCACTGCGAGAAGTCCTGGCTTTTGGGGGTGATCTCCTTGAGGACGCGCTCTTTCTCCATTGGGTCTATTTCTCCGAGGTCGCGGGGCGGGCCCCGTGCCTCCTCCACTGGTGCGCGAAGGCGTGCAGGGCCTCCAGGTTGCGATTGCCGGCGGGGAGCTGGACGAGGGCGCCGAGAATGAGGGCGCCATAGACGTACAGGATCTCCCCCCGGATCGAGGGGACCACGAACTGCACGAACCAGAGGACGAAGAGGATGATGGCCTCCCCCGCCGAGTATCGCATGTTCAAGAGCAGGAGCATGCCCAGAACCGACTGCAGGATCGTGAGCAGGATCTCCTGGCGCTGCATAACGTCGAAGGGAACCGCTCTCACCGCCCCCACGCTCAGGCTGTAGACCAGAGGGATCATTCCCGCCAGCACCGTCCACTGGTTGATATTGGAGGAGACCAGGTTCATGAGGGCGAGCGGGGCTTGACGGACGGTGGAGGCCCAGCGGAAGGCCGAGACCTTCTCCGGAAACTCCGTAAGGAAGGGGGCCACCCACTGGATGAACACGAACTCGCTGATCCCGCCCGCCAGGGCCAGGGCCTTCAGGCTGTCGACGAAGGGGTGGATGACTAGGTAAAGGAGGATCCCGCCCCCCAAGAACAGGGAGGTGATGGCCAGCCCCCGGAGCCCGGGCCGCAGGGACATCACGGTGCGGGGGACAAGGTCCAGCGTGTCCGCTTCCCCGTGTTCCTTGGGGGGTATCCGGTTCAGGACGTAAAGGTAGGCGATGTAGATACCGACCAGGATCGCCCCGTCCCAAACCGAGAGGCTCCCCTTCCACCAGACGAAGAAGAAATAGAGGATCGGAAGCAGGAGGCCGATCACCTCCACCGAATGCTCCTCGTCCAGCACTATCTCCTTCAGCCATTTTCCGGTGCGGCGCCGGTGCACCACCGAAGCCACGAAGAAGATCATCGGCCAGCCCAGGCCCACGAGCAGGCGCAGGCTGCCCGTGAAGTTGGCGGTCATGTCGGGCACGTCCTGGCGCCAGGCGATGTCGGCCTCCACCGCGAACTCGGGCAGGGTCTGGAGCCAGGCCAGGATGGCCAGGGCCAAGCCTTGGCTCATGAAGAACTGCGCCGCCTCCGCTCCCCAGGCGACGATGAAGGCCGAGGCCAGGACGCAGGGGAAGGTCCACAGGGCGGAGGCCGCTCCCGCGGCCTCACCGGAGCGGTTGAGCGCGGTCTGGAGGCTGGCCCGAATCCCGCTCAGCACTTCGTTCCCGCCGGTACCGGGACCTCCACCTCCACGAGGCGCGCCCCGGCCGCGTCCAGCCAAGTGTGCCCGCGGAAGCGGGCATCGCGGGGGGAGGGAAAGTCGGTCCGAAAGTGAGCGCCCCGACTCTCCTCGCGGAAGAGCGCGGAGCGGGCCATGGCCCGGGCCACCTCCAGGAGGTTGCGGGTCTCGGCCGCGGCCCGATCCGCGGGCGCGCCCGTCGTCTCCCCGCGCGGGCTCTCGAGGAAGGCCAAGAGGTCGCGGAGCCCGGGGCCGTCCCGCTCGAGCCCTAGGCCGGCCCAGGCCCGACCGCGAATCTCGTCGCGCAGGGAGTCGGGGACCGACGCGGGCCGAGGGGGGTCGTGGGGCCGCTCGCGGCTCGGCAACGGAGGCCCGGCCTCCTCCGCCATGGCCTCCGCCGCCCTGGCCCCGAAGACCAGGCCCTCGAGGAGGGAGTTGCTGGCCAGTCGGTTCGCGCCGTGTACCCCCGTGCCCGCGCATTCCCCCGCCGCATAGAGGCCGGCCAGGGTTGCCCGACCCTGAAGGTCGGTGGCCACTCCTCCCATGACGTAGTGGGCGGCGGGCGTCACCGGCACCGGGTCGGACGTGATGTCGACCCCATACCGAAGGCACGTGGCATGGATCCGGGGGAAGCGCGTCCGCACGCGCTCGGGGTCCAAGTGCCGGAGGTCCAGGCTCACCGGACCCCGCCCCCCCCGCGCCTCGCGCGCGATGGCGCGGGCCACTTCATCCCGCGGGCCCAGCTCCTCCGTGAAGCGCTCGCCGGCGGCGTTCCTCAGGTAGGCCCCTTCGCCCCGGACCGCCTCTGAGATGAGGAAGCGGGGCGCCCCCGGCAAAAAGAGCGCGGTGGGATGGAACTGCACGAACTCCATGTCCAGCAAGGCCGCCCCTGCGCGCGCCGCCATGGCCATACCGTCCCCGGTGGCCACGGGCGGGTTGGTGGTCTCCGCGAACACCTCTCCGGCTCCCCCCGTGGCGAGGAGGGTCATCCGGGCCAAGACCCGAGTCAGGGTTCCCTCGTCGGTCACGAAGGAACAGCCCACGACGCGCCCGTCCCGAACCTCGAGGTCGGTCGAGCAGGCAAAAGAGCGCACGAGGATAGTGGGAGTGCGTCGGGTCTTCTCGAGCAGAGCGCGCACCATCTCCCAGCCGGTGGCGTCGCCCAGGGCGTGCAGGACCCGGTTCTTAGAGTGGGCGCCCTCCCGGGTGAAGTGGAACTGACCCCCCGCGCGGTCGAAGCGGGCCCCCCAGGCCGCCAGCTCGCGGATCCGCTCCGGGCCCTCCTCCACGAGCACGCGCGCGGCGGCCGTGGAGACGATCCCCCCGCCGGCTCGGAGGGTGTCCGCGAGGTGCCCCTCGGGATCGTCGTCCGCGGCCAGAGCCACGGCCACCCCGCCCTGCGCGTATCCGGTGTTGCTCTCGGTGGGCTGGTCCTTGGTCACCACCAGCACGCTGCCGCGGCGGGCCAGGCCAATGGCTGCCCGCAGCCCGGCGACACCCGAGCCCAGGACCAGGAAGTCTACGCGGATCACCTCTCCCGACATGTCGCTCCGCCGCGCGCTCAAAGCCTCGGATTCTACCAAACAAACGCGGAGGAGCAGAAACTCCGCCCGGCCGGTCATTTGGAGCTGTGCTATCCTGCCGCTCCATGATCGAGATCCCGGTCGAGCTGGGGGAGAGGCGGTACCCCATTGCGATCGGCCACGGCTTGGCCCGGATGCTTCCCGACCTCTTGGGCCCGCTCGCCGACCGGCGCATGGTGCTCGTGACCAGCCGCCGGGTCTGGAGCCTTCACGGCCACCAGCTACAGAAAACGCTCAGCGCCCGGGGCCGGTTGAGCCGGGCCCTGATTCCGGATGGGGAACGCTACAAGTCCCGGGCCACTCTCGACAACCTGCACGACGCGTTCGTGGACGCCGGCCTCGGCCGCGACGGCTTGGTGGTGGCGGTCGGAGGCGGGATGGTGGGCGACCTGGCCGGCTTTGCCGCCGCGACTTACATGCGGGGAGTACCCTGGGTCGTGGTGCCGACGACCCTTCTCTCCATGGTGGACAGCGCGGTGGGGGGCAAGGTCGGGATCAACCATCCCCGGGGCAAGAACCTCATCGGCGCGTTCCATCAGCCGCGGGCCGTGGTGGCCGACCCCGCCTTCCTGGAGACGCTGCCCGCGCGCGAGGTGCGCAGCGGTACCTACGAGATCCTGAAGTGCGGGATCATCGCGGACCGCGCGCTCTTCAAAGCCGTGCACAAGGCCCCCCCCGCGCTTCGGGGCTGGAGCCGGGTGGAGATCGAGAGCGCAGTGGCCTCGGCCTGCCGGATCAAGGCCGAGGTAGTGGAAAAGGACGAGCACGAGAACGGCCTGCGCCGCGTGCTGAACCTTGGCCACACCATCGGCCATGCCCTGGAGGCCGCCACCGGCTACCGCCGCTTCACCCACGGCGAAGCCGTGGGCTGGGGCCTCCTGGGCGCGGCCTGGATCGCGCGCGAGCGGGGCCTCCTGGCCCCCGCCAACTTCGACGCCATCGCCTCCGCCGTCGACCACCTCGGCCCCCGGCCCCGGGTCTCCGACCTCTCCCCCGAGCGCATCCTGGAGGCGGCCTCCCGCGACAAGAAGGCGCGGGGGGGGCGGATGGTGTTCGTGCTGCCCAGCAGCGTGGGACGCGTGGTCTTGCGGGGGGACGTGGCGAAGACGGAGGTTCGGCGGGCCTTGAAGATCATGGCGGCCCGGGAGGCCTTGCTCGGCTGACGATCAAGCCTGATCGCTCAGCAGGAGCATGAGCACCGCCTTCTGCACGTGCAGGCGGTTCTCGGCCTCGTCGAGCACCACGGACTGGGGGCCGTCGATGACCTCCGCCGCCACCTCCTCGCCGCGGTGGGCGGGAAGGCAGTGCATGAAAACGGCTTCCGGGGATGCGGAGGCCATCATCTCCGCCGTGACCGTGAACCCCTCGAAGGCCGCCTGCCGCGCCTGGGCCTCGGCTTCCTGACCCATCGACGCCCAGACATCGGTGTAGACCACGTCCGCTTCCGCCACCGCGGAAAAGGGGTCGGACGTGACCTCGGGGGCGGGGACACCCAGCTTCTGGGCCTCCCGGGTGGCGCTCTTGACGACGAGCTGGTTGGGCTCGTAGCCCTGGGGAGAGGCGACACTCATGCGCAGCCCCAGCTTCACCGCCCCGAACATGAGCTCGTGGCAGACGTTGTTGCCGTCGCCCACGTAGGCGATTTTCAGGCCTTCCAGGCTTCCCCGCTGCTCCCGGAGGGTGAAGTAATCGGCCAGGGCCTGGCAGGGATGGAGCAGGTCGGAGAGCCCGTTGATCACGGGGACCGTGCTGTGCCGGGCCAAGTCCAGGATGTCCTGGTGCGAAAAGACCCGGGCCACGATGCCGTCCACGTAGCGGGAGAGGACGCGGGCCGTGTCCGCGATCGTCTCCCCGCGGTGGAGCTGGATGTCGTTCGCACTGAGAAACAGGGCCGTCCCGCCCAGCTCGAACATCCCCACCTCGAAGGAGACCCGGGTTCGGGTGGACGGTTTTTGGAAGATCATGGCCAGGGACTTGCCCTGGAGGACGCCTCCATAAGCGGGGGGGTCCGCCTTGACCTGGGCGGCCAGATCGAAGACCTCGCCGAGCTCGTCCCGCGAGTAGTCCTTGAGGGAGACCAAGTGCTTCTGATGCATGGGCTTAGAAGTTCCTCAGGGCATTCTCGAGATCGGGCACGCCGATCTCCGGGAGCTCGTCGCCGACGCCCCGGGCGCGTTTGGAGGTCCGGATGACCCGGCGCGGATCGGGCTCACGATGATCACGAGGCCTACTGGGGTGCGCTCGGCCCCCTGCGGAGCAGACCACCTTCTTTCGACTTTGGGCATCTGAGCAGCGGCAAAGGCCACGACCTTGGAGGTTGGATGGCCGCGGAGAGCGGTGTTGACGCTGTGGGAGCCGCGCCCCGCGGCTCCCAGGATGATGCTCCCGACGCCCAAGCCGTCTCTCCTTTTCCGTTCCGCCATCATAAGGGCCGCCTTCCCGGCGAGTCAACGAGTGGCCGGATTCGTGCTTCAATGGGAGCGGCATGCGGATCGCGGTCGTCATCCTCGCCGCCGGCGAAGGGCGGCGCATGGGGGGGCCCAAAGCCCTTTTGCATGTGGGGGCATCCACGTTCCTGGCCCGCACCGCGGCCCTCCTCGCCCGGCCCGGGGTGGCGATCCGGATCGCCGTGCTCGGCCACGAGGCGGACCGCGTGCTCGCGGAGAGCGAGATCCAAGAAGAGGTGACGATCGTGCGCAACCCCCGCTACCGCGAGGGCATGCTGACCTCGGTCCTCACCGGGCTGGAGGCGGCGGAGGCGGCGGGGGCGGAGGCGGTGCTGCTGCACCCCGTCGACCATCCGCTGGTGGGGACGGCCACCGTCGATCGCGTGGTCACCGCTCTGGAGATGGGGGCCAAGGTCGTGGTGCCGAGCTTCCAGAACCGACGGGGCCATCCCGGCGGCTTCGCCCGCGACGCCTGGAAGGACCTGCGCGGAGCCTCCCCCGACCGCGGTGCGCGCGCGGTGCTCGCGGATCACCCCGAGTGGGTGGTCCACGTGGAGGGAGATGCCGGCTGTGTGGCCGGGGTGGACACGCCCGAGGACTACGAGCGCCACCTCCGGTGAGCTCGCTCCCCCGCTTGGCTCGGAATCGGCCGTCACCTATGATCGGCGCGGCAATCCTTCTGTGCCCCGGGGAGACGAAGACCGCATGAACATGAAGGTGACCACCGCGCGCGCTTCGGCTCTCGCCTTTCTGACCGCCGCCGCCACCCTCTTCCTCCAGGTCCTCGTCCACCGCATGGTCTCCGCGAAGCTGCTCAACAACTATGCCTTCCTGGTCATCTCCCTCACCATGCTGGGCTTCGCGCTGTCGGGAGTGATCCTGAGCTTCTTCCTGCCGCGGTTCCTGGATCGACTGGGCGACGCCAATGCCCTTTGCGCCGCCCTCTTCACGATCAGCGTGGTGGGGGCCTCGATGGCCTTCTATCGGACGGACACCGCCGCCCAGATGGGGCTCACCCGTCCCGGCTTCGTCGCCGCCTTCTTCCGGTGGATGCCTTTCGCGCTGCTCTTTGCCGTCCCCTTCGCTTGTTGCGGCTTGATCTTGGGAAGCCTCCTCGCCCACCCGGACCTCTCCGCCCGCCGGATTTACTTCGCGGACCTCGTCGGCTCGTCGGTGGGCGCTCTTGCGGTGATACCCGCCATCAGCGGGGTGGGAGTCGAAGCGAGCCTCCTCTGGGCCTGTCTCCTACTCCTTGCGGGCGCGGTCATCCTGACCCGCCCCCGTTCCTGGTTGGCCTGGGCGGCCGTCGCGGGGGCGGGC
Proteins encoded:
- the argF gene encoding ornithine carbamoyltransferase codes for the protein MHQKHLVSLKDYSRDELGEVFDLAAQVKADPPAYGGVLQGKSLAMIFQKPSTRTRVSFEVGMFELGGTALFLSANDIQLHRGETIADTARVLSRYVDGIVARVFSHQDILDLARHSTVPVINGLSDLLHPCQALADYFTLREQRGSLEGLKIAYVGDGNNVCHELMFGAVKLGLRMSVASPQGYEPNQLVVKSATREAQKLGVPAPEVTSDPFSAVAEADVVYTDVWASMGQEAEAQARQAAFEGFTVTAEMMASASPEAVFMHCLPAHRGEEVAAEVIDGPQSVVLDEAENRLHVQKAVLMLLLSDQA
- a CDS encoding protein-L-isoaspartate(D-aspartate) O-methyltransferase, whose protein sequence is MPWLAWYLALTTFSSASAPDAAEEGAFARARDRMVSEQIEARGVRDTLTLAALRQVPRHLFVPPSLRSEAYDDHPLPIGEGQTISQPYIVAFMTEALGLKGGETVLEVGTGSGYQAAVLARIASRVYTIEIVSALAEEAKERLARLGYGSVTVRPGDGYLGWPEVAPFDAIMVTAAAPRVPEPLKEQLKDGGHLVIPLGDQDQELIVMTRRGAAYEERRAIPVRFVPMTGKVRK
- a CDS encoding DUF192 domain-containing protein, which encodes MPCAPSSGLAATALALVCAVGAASAAPAVIPLTLPSGKVLQAEVMIKDDDRAMGLMFRSSLPPDRGMLFVFDDLDFHGIWMKNCKFPIDILWLDEGGRVVHEAEAVPPCTADPCPVYQPLRRAAYVVELNAGQARREKAVLGARVSFRVPR
- the tatC gene encoding twin-arginine translocase subunit TatC; the encoded protein is MARPHPDKMSFLEHLDELRTRLVRIIVALCVGFGICWNWREEIFHLMTAPLRAGGFKEQFIYTSPAEALLLYMKMAFFMGIFVASPYILWEIWSFIAPGLYRHEKAYALPFVGMGSLFFILGAAFGHFFLFPLTFQFLGQFGGTDMRFLPKINEYYSFYSWFLLGLGLVFQIPVIIFVLARIGLVTPRFLLKGWKWAVLGSFIAAAFITPTPDMVTQTALAVPMIGLYLLGVLVAWLFGRARVKEKDRVSEGPES
- the proS gene encoding proline--tRNA ligase, whose translation is MEKERVLKEITPKSQDFSQWYLDVVLKAEMADYGPVRGCMIIRPYGYAVWEHMQADMDRRIKETGHVNAYFPLLIPKSFLEKEKEHVKGFSPECAWVTMGGGEELEEALAIRPTSESMICSTYAKWVRSWRDLPVLINQWANVMRWEKVTRPFLRTTEFLWQEGHTLHATEGEAEEETLKMLHVYRSFCEEILAMPVIWGRKSESEKFAGALRTYAIEALMSDGKALQAGTSHNLGQHFATAYGIEYLDQNQQRVKPWSTSWGSSTRMVGGLIMTHGDDAGLILPPRVAPHQVVIVPIPPRKGDWSEAVLPKAREVQAALRGAGIRVHLDDRDYQQPGFKYADWEMRGVPLRLEIGPKDIEKDQCVLVRRDTREKAFVPRVDLPSHTRALLEQIQVDLLAKARKFLAENTSRVKTYDEFKTVMAQKRGFLVTGWCGAADCEAKIKEETRATVRVIPLEGEGAPGACVRCGKPSPRDVYFAQAY
- the aroB gene encoding 3-dehydroquinate synthase; amino-acid sequence: MIEIPVELGERRYPIAIGHGLARMLPDLLGPLADRRMVLVTSRRVWSLHGHQLQKTLSARGRLSRALIPDGERYKSRATLDNLHDAFVDAGLGRDGLVVAVGGGMVGDLAGFAAATYMRGVPWVVVPTTLLSMVDSAVGGKVGINHPRGKNLIGAFHQPRAVVADPAFLETLPAREVRSGTYEILKCGIIADRALFKAVHKAPPALRGWSRVEIESAVASACRIKAEVVEKDEHENGLRRVLNLGHTIGHALEAATGYRRFTHGEAVGWGLLGAAWIARERGLLAPANFDAIASAVDHLGPRPRVSDLSPERILEAASRDKKARGGRMVFVLPSSVGRVVLRGDVAKTEVRRALKIMAAREALLG
- a CDS encoding nucleotidyltransferase family protein, encoding MRIAVVILAAGEGRRMGGPKALLHVGASTFLARTAALLARPGVAIRIAVLGHEADRVLAESEIQEEVTIVRNPRYREGMLTSVLTGLEAAEAAGAEAVLLHPVDHPLVGTATVDRVVTALEMGAKVVVPSFQNRRGHPGGFARDAWKDLRGASPDRGARAVLADHPEWVVHVEGDAGCVAGVDTPEDYERHLR
- the nadB gene encoding L-aspartate oxidase, with product MSARRSDMSGEVIRVDFLVLGSGVAGLRAAIGLARRGSVLVVTKDQPTESNTGYAQGGVAVALAADDDPEGHLADTLRAGGGIVSTAAARVLVEEGPERIRELAAWGARFDRAGGQFHFTREGAHSKNRVLHALGDATGWEMVRALLEKTRRTPTILVRSFACSTDLEVRDGRVVGCSFVTDEGTLTRVLARMTLLATGGAGEVFAETTNPPVATGDGMAMAARAGAALLDMEFVQFHPTALFLPGAPRFLISEAVRGEGAYLRNAAGERFTEELGPRDEVARAIAREARGGRGPVSLDLRHLDPERVRTRFPRIHATCLRYGVDITSDPVPVTPAAHYVMGGVATDLQGRATLAGLYAAGECAGTGVHGANRLASNSLLEGLVFGARAAEAMAEEAGPPLPSRERPHDPPRPASVPDSLRDEIRGRAWAGLGLERDGPGLRDLLAFLESPRGETTGAPADRAAAETRNLLEVARAMARSALFREESRGAHFRTDFPSPRDARFRGHTWLDAAGARLVEVEVPVPAGTKC